One Xenopus tropicalis strain Nigerian chromosome 8, UCB_Xtro_10.0, whole genome shotgun sequence genomic window carries:
- the LOC116406949 gene encoding putative uncharacterized protein DDB_G0279653: MSKLLIAFQRSIETFTSHCAQSSPCDSLSPEEFKNLVQKELADLAKGSNHPEIIEVILQSTQCDKPVDFKEFLGILKNAAAAYYESVKSKEGESLCGAPKENSETTEQGSQSAMAKLLAAVQGSIETFTIYSSQSSPKDTLSPEEFQNLIQNEFVESVKDPNHPKAKEMLLQYKNTKNQKPMEFVEFLDFLKNIAGAYYDDMKSSKPQGPNQDPTQSQNQPTNQDPTQIQNQPTNQDPTQSQNQPTNQDPTQIQNQPTNQDPTQNQNQPTNQDTTQNQNQPTNQDPTQNQNQPTNQDPTQKQGQPTKGDPIKKNN; the protein is encoded by the exons ATGTCTAAGCTTCTCATAGCCTTCCAAAGAAGCATTGAAACGTTCACCAGCCACTGCGCCCAGAGCTCCCCCTGTGACTCACTGAGCCCTGAGGAGTTCAAGAACCTGGTCCAGAAGGAGCTTGCAGATCTTGCTAAG GGTTCCAATCACCCTGAAATTATCGAGGTGATTCTACAATCTACACAATGTGATAAGCCAGTGGATTTCAAAGAGTTTTTGGGTATTCTTAAAAATGCAGCAGCGGCTTATTATGAATCTGTGAAATCCAAGGAAGGCGAGTCTCTGTGTGGGGCCCCGAAAGAAAACTCAGAAACAACTGAACAAG GGTCCCAATCAGCCATGGCCAAGCTTCTCGCAGCCGTCCAAGGGTCCATTGAAACCTTCACCATCTACAGCAGCCAGAGCTCTCCCAAGGACACGCTGAGCCCTGAGGAGTTCCAGAACCTGATCCAGAATGAGTTTGTGGAATCTGTTAAG GATCCCAACCACCCTAAAGCCAAGGAGATGCTTCTACAATACAAGAACACAAAGAACCAGAAGCCAATGGAGTTTGTAGAGTTTTTGGACTTTCTTAAAAACATAGCAGGCGCCTATTACGATGACATGAAATCCAGTAAACCTCAAGGTCCAAACCAAGATCCCACTCAGAGTCAGAACCAACCCACAAACCAAGATCCCACTCAGATTCAGAATCAACCAACAAACCAAGATCCCACTCAGAGTCAGAACCAACCCACAAACCAAGATCCCACTCAGATTCAGAATCAACCAACAAACCAAGATCCCACTCAGAATCAGAACCAACCCACAAACCAAGATACCACTCAGAATCAGAACCAACCCACAAACCAAGATCCCACTCAGAATCAGAACCAACCCACTAACCAAGATCCCACTCAGAAACAGGGTCAACCCACAAAAGGAGATCCCATTAAGAAAAACAATTAA